The DNA sequence CGCACCCTTGATGGCCAGGTTGTTGCTCTCGGTGGCGCCGGAAGTCCAGATGATCTCGCGCGAATCGGCGTTGACCAGCTTGGCCACTTCTTCACGCGCCTCTTCCACCGCCTTTTCAGCGGTCCAGCCATACATGTGGCTGCGCGAGGCGGGATTGCCGAACTGCTCGCGCAGGTAAGGGATCATCTTGTCGGCCACGCGCGGATCGACCGGGGTGGTCGCCGAGTAATCCATGTAGATCGGGAAGTGCGGAGCCTTGATGGTCTCCAGCAGGCTTTTTTCCAGGGGTGCGTTCATATGTGCTTGCTCCAAATCAGGCTGCGGCTTGCGGGCGGTGCAATACCACCACGCTCTGCGAGTCGGCGGCGCGATGCTCCACCGGCTTGGGTTCTTTTTGCTGGTCGACCAGGTCCTGGAGCGATACCGAATCCAGGTACTCGACCATTTTTTCATTCAGGGTGGACCACAGCTCATGCGTCATGCAGCGCGCCCCGCCAGGATGGGCAGCACTGTGGCAATTTTCCTTGCCACCGCACTGGGTTGCATCCAGGGGTTCGTCCACCGCGATGATGATGTCGGCCACCGACACGTCGGCGGCCTTGCGGGCGAGATTGTAACCACCGCCGGGGCCCCTGACGGACTCGACGATCTGGTGACGCCGCAACTTGCCGAACAACTGCT is a window from the Herbaspirillum rubrisubalbicans genome containing:
- the iscR gene encoding Fe-S cluster assembly transcriptional regulator IscR codes for the protein MRLTTKGRFAVTAMIDLALRQGKGPVTLSAISERQEISLSYLEQLFGKLRRHQIVESVRGPGGGYNLARKAADVSVADIIIAVDEPLDATQCGGKENCHSAAHPGGARCMTHELWSTLNEKMVEYLDSVSLQDLVDQQKEPKPVEHRAADSQSVVVLHRPQAAA